Proteins encoded by one window of Bacillus sp. DTU_2020_1000418_1_SI_GHA_SEK_038:
- a CDS encoding ABC transporter ATP-binding protein has product MTQSKTEKILEVKNLRTSFFTDEGEVKAVDGVDFSIEKGKTLGIVGESGSGKSITSLSILRLLKEPVGKVVGGEVIFKGENLLKKSKKQMMSIRGNNISMIFQEPMTSLNPTLTCGEQIAESIRIHQKLNRKDAWNKAIEMLSLVGIPSPEKRAKQYPFELSGGMRQRVMIAIALACNPELLIADEPTTALDVTIQAQILELIKKLQEELGTSLMMITHDLGVVAEMCDKVAVMYCGKVVEYADVKTLFTNPKHPYTIGLLNSVPKHDEDVDGDLSVINGSVPSPFNLPKGCRFAPRCPHAKEICHSELPELKDLQNGDKVRCWIHTEKWQEEVAVGHE; this is encoded by the coding sequence ATGACACAATCAAAAACGGAAAAAATCCTTGAGGTTAAAAATTTGCGAACTTCCTTTTTTACAGACGAGGGGGAAGTAAAAGCGGTTGATGGAGTTGATTTCTCCATAGAAAAAGGGAAAACGCTTGGAATCGTCGGAGAATCAGGTTCTGGAAAAAGTATTACTTCCCTATCCATTCTTCGTCTTCTGAAGGAGCCTGTTGGAAAAGTAGTTGGAGGAGAAGTTATTTTTAAAGGTGAAAATCTGCTAAAGAAATCAAAAAAGCAGATGATGAGCATTCGGGGAAATAATATTTCAATGATTTTCCAAGAGCCAATGACATCATTGAACCCTACATTAACTTGTGGTGAACAAATTGCCGAATCGATACGAATTCACCAAAAATTAAATCGAAAAGATGCATGGAATAAAGCAATTGAAATGTTGAGCTTAGTAGGTATCCCTTCGCCGGAGAAGAGGGCAAAGCAGTACCCGTTTGAATTATCGGGCGGGATGCGTCAGCGTGTGATGATTGCGATTGCATTAGCATGTAATCCTGAATTACTCATTGCTGATGAACCTACAACTGCTTTAGACGTTACGATTCAGGCACAAATTCTTGAATTAATAAAAAAATTACAAGAAGAACTTGGCACTTCTTTAATGATGATTACCCACGACCTTGGCGTTGTTGCTGAAATGTGTGACAAGGTTGCTGTCATGTATTGCGGGAAAGTAGTTGAATACGCGGATGTAAAAACGTTATTTACCAATCCGAAGCATCCTTATACAATCGGTCTTTTAAACTCCGTACCGAAACATGATGAAGATGTTGATGGTGACTTGTCGGTGATCAATGGCTCTGTTCCAAGCCCATTCAACTTACCGAAAGGCTGTAGATTTGCTCCAAGATGTCCGCATGCGAAAGAGATTTGCCATTCTGAGTTACCTGAGCTAAAAGATTTGCAAAATGGTGATAAAGTTCGTTGCTGGATTCATACAGAAAAATGGCAAGAGGAGGTTGCGGTTGGTCATGAGTAA
- a CDS encoding ABC transporter permease: protein MFLYIIRRIFQTIPVMIGVTLAVFLMMHLIPGDPAQIMAGENANPEQVEQMRENLGLNDPLHEQYIRYITNAVQGDLGNSIRTKRPVTDEIFESRFWITVQLAVIGTALAVITGLIAGIISATKKYSFADVSLMLAALFGLSMPNFWLGIMLIYFFSVNLGWLPVVGWGSWEHMILPAITLGTGGAAIIARMTRSSMLEVIDQDYIRTAYAKGVSDKLVIYKHALRNALIPVVTVVGLQFGGLLGGAVVTETVFAINGLGRLIIDSIRAHDFPMVQGTILICAVLFVFVNTLVDITYRLINKRIDLN from the coding sequence ATGTTTTTATACATTATTCGCAGAATTTTTCAAACGATTCCCGTTATGATCGGGGTTACACTAGCGGTATTTTTAATGATGCATTTAATTCCCGGAGACCCTGCACAGATTATGGCTGGGGAAAACGCCAATCCAGAACAGGTAGAGCAAATGAGGGAAAATTTAGGGCTTAATGATCCGCTTCATGAGCAATACATTCGATATATAACGAATGCAGTTCAAGGGGACTTAGGAAATTCCATTCGGACAAAACGTCCTGTCACAGATGAAATTTTTGAGTCACGCTTTTGGATTACCGTTCAACTGGCTGTAATTGGAACGGCTTTGGCTGTCATTACCGGATTAATCGCAGGTATTATTTCTGCAACAAAAAAATATTCTTTTGCAGATGTATCGCTAATGCTTGCGGCTTTATTCGGTCTTTCAATGCCAAACTTCTGGCTCGGAATTATGTTAATTTATTTCTTCTCTGTCAACTTAGGCTGGCTGCCAGTCGTTGGATGGGGATCTTGGGAACACATGATTCTTCCAGCTATTACTTTAGGTACTGGGGGAGCTGCCATTATTGCTCGTATGACTCGTTCAAGCATGCTAGAAGTAATTGACCAAGATTATATCCGTACTGCTTATGCTAAAGGTGTCAGTGATAAACTAGTTATTTATAAACACGCGTTGCGAAATGCGTTAATCCCGGTAGTAACTGTAGTTGGACTCCAATTCGGCGGTTTATTAGGTGGCGCTGTAGTTACCGAAACGGTATTTGCTATTAATGGGTTAGGCCGATTGATTATTGACTCCATTCGGGCTCATGATTTCCCTATGGTACAAGGGACCATTCTGATTTGTGCTGTTCTTTTTGTTTTTGTAAATACCCTCGTAGATATTACTTACCGTTTAATTAACAAACGGATTGACTTGAATTAA
- the nikC gene encoding nickel transporter permease produces the protein MDHQPEIQSSTAIPVKEHNAKAARWGAFYKKISKNKAAMTGAFIVIIFAILAILAPVIAPYDPSHIEMSKKLQTPSSEHWLGTDDKGRDILSRLLYGSRISLTVGILSTVLGAVVGIVLGIVSGYYGRWIDSVIMRICDVLLAFPGILLALAIVSILGASTTNVIIAVAFFAIPTFARIVRGSTLSVKKLEYIDAIRAMGSSDFRIIFKHILPNILSPIIVQSTLYIASAIITASALSFLGMGTQPPTPEWGTMLAQGRSYVAQAPHLTLFPGFVILLVVVGFNLFGDGLRDALDPKAKK, from the coding sequence ATGGATCATCAACCAGAAATTCAATCTTCGACAGCCATTCCTGTCAAAGAGCATAATGCAAAAGCAGCTCGATGGGGAGCCTTTTATAAAAAGATTTCAAAAAATAAAGCCGCCATGACAGGGGCATTTATTGTCATTATTTTTGCTATTTTAGCAATCCTTGCTCCAGTTATCGCACCATATGATCCCAGTCATATAGAAATGAGCAAGAAACTTCAAACTCCTTCATCTGAACATTGGCTAGGTACAGATGATAAGGGCCGCGACATTTTAAGCAGGCTGCTCTACGGTTCAAGAATCTCATTAACTGTAGGGATTTTATCAACGGTACTTGGTGCAGTTGTTGGAATTGTTTTAGGAATAGTATCAGGATATTACGGTAGATGGATAGACTCCGTTATTATGAGAATTTGTGATGTATTACTTGCTTTTCCAGGTATTCTTCTAGCCTTAGCGATTGTGAGTATACTAGGAGCCAGTACGACGAATGTTATAATTGCCGTTGCCTTTTTTGCTATACCAACATTCGCCCGTATTGTTCGCGGGTCTACTTTAAGTGTGAAGAAATTAGAATACATAGATGCGATCCGGGCTATGGGGTCAAGTGATTTTAGAATAATCTTTAAGCATATTCTTCCCAATATTCTTTCACCGATCATCGTTCAATCTACACTTTACATTGCATCAGCTATTATTACCGCGAGTGCACTTTCATTCCTTGGAATGGGTACACAGCCGCCAACTCCGGAATGGGGTACGATGCTGGCACAAGGACGATCTTATGTGGCTCAAGCACCACATTTAACCTTGTTCCCCGGTTTTGTCATTTTACTCGTTGTAGTTGGATTTAACTTATTTGGTGATGGATTGCGTGATGCATTAGATCCAAAAGCGAAGAAATAA
- a CDS encoding glutathione ABC transporter substrate-binding protein has product MKSKKNLFLMLVLALVLVLSACGGNNTSSGEDKKGSSGAKGGGDFVFVTGADAPTLDPHGVNDTATTDATSQIFERLTDYAEDGSVVPLLATEFKTIDDTTWEFKLREGVKFHDGTDFTAEAVKMSLDRLIDPEFASPRAVVLNMIEEVKIVDDHTVHIKTQNPFAPLPAHLAHNAASIIAPSAIKEENDGGKKVDENPVGTGAFKFATWNRGAELKFERFEDYWGEKATLDTVTFKVVPEQATRVAMLETGEANAMLLGSSDVARVEAMDQIEINRVRGTRMDYVGFNMNKAPYDNLKVRQAIAMAINKDEIVDGILEGQGVAAVGPLAPTVVGNSQELTPLPYDVEGAKKLLAEAGFADGFKTTIFVNEGSKERADIAELVQAQLAPLGIEVSIETIEWGTFIEKTGAGEHELFVLGWTTVTGDADYGLYALFHSSMHGSAGNRSFYTNAKVDELLDKARMSPDQNERNASYKEVSEILIEEAPMVYLQHPDFVFGSNGVASGLFVNFSGTPYFKDVKLK; this is encoded by the coding sequence TTGAAGAGTAAGAAAAATTTATTTCTAATGCTAGTATTAGCACTCGTACTTGTCCTAAGTGCTTGTGGCGGAAATAATACTTCATCAGGAGAAGATAAGAAAGGCAGTTCTGGCGCTAAGGGCGGCGGAGATTTCGTATTTGTAACTGGGGCAGATGCTCCAACTCTTGATCCACACGGTGTAAATGACACTGCAACTACTGATGCAACGTCACAAATTTTTGAGCGTTTAACTGATTATGCTGAAGACGGATCTGTTGTTCCATTACTAGCAACAGAATTCAAAACAATTGATGATACTACTTGGGAGTTTAAGCTTCGTGAAGGGGTTAAATTCCATGATGGAACTGATTTCACAGCTGAAGCAGTCAAAATGTCGCTTGATCGTTTAATCGACCCTGAATTTGCTTCACCACGTGCAGTTGTTCTTAATATGATCGAAGAAGTAAAGATTGTTGACGATCATACTGTACATATCAAAACGCAGAACCCTTTTGCTCCACTTCCTGCTCACTTAGCACATAATGCTGCTTCAATCATCGCTCCTTCTGCAATTAAAGAAGAAAACGATGGTGGTAAAAAGGTTGACGAAAACCCTGTAGGTACGGGAGCATTTAAATTCGCAACTTGGAACCGTGGTGCTGAGCTTAAATTTGAAAGATTTGAAGATTACTGGGGAGAGAAAGCAACTCTTGATACAGTTACGTTTAAAGTTGTTCCAGAGCAGGCAACACGTGTTGCTATGCTAGAAACTGGTGAAGCGAATGCAATGTTACTAGGATCTTCTGATGTTGCTCGTGTCGAAGCAATGGATCAAATCGAAATTAACCGTGTTCGTGGAACTCGTATGGACTATGTTGGTTTCAATATGAATAAAGCGCCATATGATAATTTGAAAGTTCGCCAAGCAATCGCAATGGCAATTAACAAAGATGAGATCGTTGACGGTATTTTAGAGGGACAAGGTGTTGCGGCTGTTGGGCCATTAGCTCCGACAGTAGTAGGTAACTCTCAAGAGTTAACTCCTCTGCCATATGATGTAGAAGGTGCGAAGAAATTACTTGCTGAAGCTGGATTTGCTGATGGTTTCAAAACGACGATTTTTGTAAATGAAGGAAGCAAAGAACGTGCTGACATCGCTGAATTAGTTCAAGCTCAACTAGCTCCTCTTGGAATTGAAGTATCAATCGAAACAATCGAGTGGGGTACTTTCATTGAAAAAACGGGTGCTGGTGAGCATGAGTTATTTGTCCTTGGGTGGACAACTGTAACTGGTGATGCTGACTACGGTTTATACGCATTATTCCATTCTTCTATGCATGGTTCAGCTGGTAACCGTTCATTCTATACAAATGCTAAAGTTGACGAATTATTAGACAAGGCTCGTATGAGTCCTGATCAAAATGAGCGTAATGCATCTTACAAAGAAGTTTCTGAAATTCTTATCGAAGAAGCTCCAATGGTTTATTTACAACATCCTGATTTTGTCTTTGGATCAAACGGTGTTGCCTCTGGATTATTCGTTAACTTCAGTGGTACTCCTTACTTTAAGGATGTTAAATTAAAATAA
- a CDS encoding carbon starvation protein A, which yields MYTFLACVALLIIGYFTYGKFVEKVFGVKEERATPAYVNNDGIDYVPMSTPKNSLIQLLNIAGTGPVFGPIMGALYGPVAFIWIVVGCIFAGAVHDYLTGMISIRNKGAHLPELASKFLGKVMRHVVNAFAVLLLLLVGTVFVSTPAALLNVLMDGKVALGLIIAAIFIYYILATLLPVDKIIGRFYPYFGALLVISALGVGIGLIVTGAPIPELSFQNFHPANAPIFPLLFFTITCGALSGFHATQTPIISRTTQKEKQGRKIFYGMMIAEGIIAMIWAAAAMSLFDGYTGLSDLLAAGGPGAIVSEVSMTMMGAIGGTLAVLGVVVLPITSGDTAFRSARMIIAEYLNIAQRKLSSRLWIAIPLFAISVVLTQIDFNLLWRYFSWANQATAVIALFVGAMYLYIARKNYWISLIPGSFMLVMVITYILNAQIGFGLPMNIAWIGGIIGAAILITLFFRAAAKARANNLPLEEDVSDWNQVA from the coding sequence TTGTATACATTTTTAGCGTGCGTTGCTTTACTGATCATTGGTTATTTCACATATGGCAAATTCGTAGAAAAGGTCTTCGGGGTGAAAGAAGAAAGAGCGACTCCTGCCTATGTTAATAATGATGGAATTGACTATGTGCCAATGAGTACACCGAAGAACTCATTAATTCAGCTATTAAATATCGCTGGAACAGGACCTGTCTTTGGTCCCATCATGGGAGCACTTTACGGCCCAGTAGCATTTATCTGGATTGTTGTCGGCTGTATTTTTGCCGGTGCTGTGCACGACTATTTAACGGGGATGATTTCCATCCGTAATAAAGGGGCTCATTTACCTGAACTGGCAAGCAAATTTTTAGGGAAAGTTATGCGCCACGTGGTAAATGCCTTCGCTGTTCTACTGTTATTATTAGTTGGGACTGTGTTTGTTTCTACACCAGCTGCCCTGCTTAATGTTTTGATGGACGGAAAAGTAGCTCTTGGCTTAATTATTGCTGCTATCTTTATTTATTACATTTTAGCAACACTTCTTCCAGTTGATAAAATCATTGGACGTTTTTATCCATATTTCGGTGCATTGCTTGTCATCAGTGCTCTTGGAGTTGGGATCGGATTAATCGTAACAGGTGCACCAATTCCAGAACTTTCATTCCAAAATTTCCATCCTGCTAACGCGCCAATTTTTCCATTACTTTTCTTTACGATTACATGTGGTGCGCTTTCAGGATTCCATGCGACACAAACACCAATTATTTCTCGCACGACACAAAAAGAAAAACAGGGACGCAAAATTTTCTATGGCATGATGATTGCAGAAGGAATCATTGCGATGATTTGGGCTGCAGCTGCCATGAGCCTATTCGACGGTTATACTGGATTAAGCGACCTGCTTGCTGCCGGTGGACCAGGTGCAATTGTTAGTGAAGTTTCTATGACAATGATGGGTGCAATTGGCGGAACGCTTGCTGTTCTTGGGGTTGTTGTCCTGCCAATTACTTCTGGAGATACTGCTTTCCGTAGCGCTCGAATGATCATTGCTGAATACTTAAACATTGCGCAAAGAAAATTATCAAGCCGTCTTTGGATTGCTATTCCGTTATTTGCAATTTCCGTTGTGTTAACTCAAATTGACTTCAACCTTTTATGGAGATATTTCAGCTGGGCTAACCAAGCGACGGCGGTCATTGCCCTTTTCGTTGGTGCCATGTATTTATATATTGCCAGAAAAAATTACTGGATTTCGTTGATACCTGGTTCATTCATGTTAGTAATGGTAATCACTTACATCTTAAATGCACAAATTGGGTTCGGCCTGCCTATGAACATTGCCTGGATTGGCGGGATCATCGGCGCTGCCATCTTAATTACCCTGTTCTTCCGTGCTGCTGCCAAGGCTCGCGCCAACAACCTCCCTCTCGAGGAAGATGTCTCTGACTGGAATCAGGTGGCCTAA
- a CDS encoding LytTR family DNA-binding domain-containing protein, which produces MEQSIRALIVDDEPYSRDELRHLLEGFSSIHIAGEAESGESGVMKTIQLQPDVVFLDVEMPKMNGMMAAKALMELKKAPLVVFATAYPQFAAEAFRYDAVDYLLKPYDEDQLQETIERIERKLSAHKEKDIGKSTGKLAIEADGEIHYLEPKELLYIVRDEKLTKLITRNGEFETKTPLKDLESRLLGYGFFRIHKSFLVNLEHVTRLSPWFNGAYQLQIEGRKEMLSVSRNYIKALRTKLEI; this is translated from the coding sequence GTGGAACAATCCATCAGAGCCCTCATTGTCGATGATGAACCATACAGCCGGGATGAATTGAGGCATTTATTAGAGGGTTTCTCTTCAATTCACATCGCAGGTGAAGCAGAATCTGGAGAATCAGGTGTGATGAAGACCATTCAGCTGCAGCCCGATGTCGTATTCCTTGATGTGGAGATGCCAAAAATGAACGGAATGATGGCCGCCAAGGCGCTAATGGAGCTGAAAAAGGCACCTTTAGTTGTGTTTGCAACGGCCTATCCACAATTTGCCGCTGAAGCTTTCCGGTACGACGCGGTTGACTATTTACTGAAGCCCTATGATGAGGATCAATTACAGGAGACAATCGAGCGAATTGAACGGAAACTTAGTGCTCATAAGGAAAAGGACATTGGAAAATCAACGGGAAAACTTGCGATCGAGGCAGACGGTGAAATCCATTATCTTGAGCCAAAGGAACTTCTCTATATCGTTAGAGATGAAAAGCTGACAAAACTTATTACAAGAAATGGCGAGTTTGAAACAAAAACACCCTTGAAAGACTTGGAGAGCAGGCTTCTTGGTTATGGCTTTTTCCGAATTCACAAAAGTTTTCTTGTAAACTTAGAGCATGTCACCCGGCTCTCACCCTGGTTTAATGGAGCCTATCAATTACAAATAGAAGGAAGAAAGGAGATGTTATCGGTCAGTAGAAATTATATCAAAGCATTAAGGACTAAATTAGAGATCTAA
- a CDS encoding sensor histidine kinase: MFELLVTMVERLGILVTIAFVLTRFHFFRSMIYQNQLNRKQQIIAILFFGFFGIIGTYSGLSLSTDSLQFNRWTSDLTDDEAIANSRVIGVVLAGLLGGYRVGIGAGLVAGIHRFSLGGFTALSCGLATIISGILAGLFYRKNKHVKLSSAFFIGALAESLQMLIILLLARPFDKAWTLVEIIGLPMILANGLGCALFLLIIKSVINEKEKAEAIQAQKTLRIMKKTLAHLRNGLHRESAKAVCQIIHKEINASAVAMTNSSEILAHVGLCDDHHRPDSPIQTQITWAVIKKGEMITADHETIRCRVKGCKLGAAVIAPLKQRGKTIGTLKFYFRSEKEINPVIMELISGLSALLSNQLELADSDKAYQLAKEAEIKALQAQISPHFLFNTLNTILSLIRINPAKARKLLVYLSHFLRQNLSVTTQALTTLEQELKQVKAYLAIEEARFIDKLTIIYEIEEKVLLQNIPPLTLQPIVENAIKHGMKDKERDCMIKMTIFTHNQATHVKITDNGHGMSADRSDQICKAPITSEIGSGLALYNVNRRLTNIFGDHAALKINSELEKGTEISFSIPFAEVKHQWNNPSEPSLSMMNHTAGMN, translated from the coding sequence ATGTTTGAATTGCTAGTGACGATGGTGGAGCGGCTTGGAATACTTGTCACGATTGCGTTTGTGTTAACGAGATTTCATTTTTTCCGCAGTATGATTTACCAGAATCAATTAAATCGAAAACAGCAAATAATTGCAATTTTGTTTTTTGGCTTTTTCGGGATCATTGGGACGTATTCTGGGTTATCGCTTAGTACAGATAGTCTGCAGTTTAACCGCTGGACCTCGGACCTTACCGATGACGAAGCGATTGCCAATTCTCGTGTTATTGGAGTCGTCTTAGCCGGCCTGCTAGGCGGTTACCGAGTCGGAATCGGCGCCGGATTGGTTGCCGGCATCCACCGTTTTTCGTTAGGGGGATTTACCGCCCTTTCCTGTGGCTTAGCGACAATCATTTCAGGAATCCTTGCAGGGTTGTTTTACCGGAAAAATAAACATGTGAAATTGAGCTCAGCTTTTTTCATCGGTGCTCTTGCTGAATCCCTGCAAATGCTGATTATTTTGCTGCTCGCCCGCCCGTTTGATAAAGCCTGGACTCTTGTTGAAATCATTGGCTTGCCGATGATACTAGCAAACGGACTCGGCTGCGCTTTATTCCTCCTCATCATTAAAAGTGTCATCAATGAAAAGGAAAAAGCAGAGGCCATACAGGCGCAAAAAACACTGAGAATTATGAAAAAAACTTTGGCCCACCTAAGAAACGGGTTACATCGTGAATCAGCAAAAGCCGTCTGTCAAATCATCCATAAAGAAATTAATGCAAGTGCAGTTGCTATGACCAACTCATCGGAAATCTTAGCCCATGTCGGTCTTTGTGATGATCATCACCGCCCAGATAGCCCTATCCAAACACAAATCACTTGGGCCGTCATTAAAAAAGGCGAAATGATTACCGCGGATCACGAGACAATTCGTTGCCGTGTAAAGGGCTGCAAGCTAGGTGCGGCAGTAATTGCTCCCTTAAAACAACGGGGGAAAACAATTGGAACACTTAAATTTTACTTTCGGTCGGAAAAAGAAATCAATCCGGTCATTATGGAGCTAATTTCCGGTCTCAGCGCCCTCCTCAGCAATCAGCTGGAATTGGCAGATTCGGACAAAGCTTATCAGCTAGCAAAAGAAGCAGAAATCAAGGCGCTGCAGGCACAAATAAGCCCTCATTTTCTTTTTAATACACTAAATACGATTCTCTCACTCATTCGGATTAATCCAGCCAAGGCTCGGAAGTTGCTTGTCTATCTGTCCCATTTTTTACGGCAAAATCTATCCGTTACAACTCAAGCCTTAACGACACTTGAGCAGGAGCTAAAACAGGTTAAGGCCTATCTCGCAATTGAAGAAGCTAGATTTATAGATAAACTTACAATTATCTATGAAATTGAGGAAAAGGTATTATTACAGAATATCCCTCCCCTCACTCTGCAGCCGATTGTTGAAAATGCCATTAAACATGGCATGAAGGATAAAGAACGTGACTGTATGATAAAAATGACGATTTTCACCCATAATCAAGCTACCCATGTAAAAATAACAGATAATGGGCATGGAATGAGCGCCGATCGGTCTGATCAAATCTGCAAAGCACCAATAACTTCTGAGATTGGGAGTGGCCTGGCCCTTTATAATGTAAATCGCAGACTGACTAATATTTTTGGAGATCACGCTGCTCTTAAAATTAATAGTGAACTAGAAAAAGGGACGGAAATTTCTTTTTCCATTCCATTTGCGGAGGTGAAACACCAGTGGAACAATCCATCAGAGCCCTCATTGTCGATGATGAACCATACAGCCGGGATGAATTGA
- a CDS encoding MarR family transcriptional regulator gives MERKCTNLPFLILMQTSKEIHERIKEEMTKNKLSITEFSVLEVLYQKGKQTIQQIGKRILISSSSMTYCLDKLEQKGLLNRSACPDDRRAIHVMLTDDGNVLMKEIMPKYHELVDGLFDSLNSDEAETLVHLLKKVRDRV, from the coding sequence ATGGAGAGAAAATGCACGAATTTACCCTTTCTGATATTAATGCAAACATCTAAAGAAATTCATGAGCGAATAAAAGAAGAAATGACAAAAAACAAATTAAGTATAACGGAATTTTCCGTTTTAGAGGTGCTTTACCAAAAAGGGAAACAAACCATTCAACAAATTGGAAAGCGCATTTTAATCTCAAGTAGCTCGATGACCTATTGTTTAGACAAGTTAGAGCAAAAAGGTTTATTGAATCGATCCGCCTGTCCAGATGACCGCCGAGCGATACATGTGATGTTAACTGATGATGGAAATGTATTGATGAAGGAAATCATGCCGAAATATCATGAGTTAGTTGATGGTCTGTTTGATTCACTAAATTCTGATGAGGCAGAGACATTGGTGCACCTATTGAAAAAGGTAAGAGATAGGGTATAA
- a CDS encoding nitroreductase family protein, translating to MADFIQLVKERRSANNFLPDQLIKKEELNEIFELVKLAPSAFNLQHTKYVTVIDQAMKENLRKAANGQYKVSSASAVILVLGDKQAYQQAPEIYAGLKMLGIVNKQEYDHMVNDTVSTYETRGKEFQKDEAIRNASLSAMLFMMAAKEKGWDTCPMIGFNPEAVKNLLNIGDQYEAVLMISLGKEKVESRKPRGYRKPVSEFVTYI from the coding sequence ATGGCAGATTTTATACAGCTAGTAAAAGAACGGAGATCTGCAAATAATTTTCTTCCTGATCAATTAATAAAAAAAGAAGAATTAAATGAAATATTTGAGTTAGTCAAACTTGCACCATCGGCTTTTAATCTACAACATACAAAATATGTAACTGTCATAGACCAAGCAATGAAGGAGAATTTAAGAAAGGCTGCAAATGGGCAATATAAAGTATCGAGTGCATCTGCGGTTATTCTTGTTCTTGGTGATAAACAGGCATATCAGCAGGCACCTGAAATTTATGCAGGATTAAAAATGTTAGGCATAGTAAATAAGCAAGAATATGATCATATGGTCAATGATACGGTTTCTACCTATGAAACAAGGGGTAAGGAATTCCAAAAGGATGAAGCGATTAGAAATGCTTCTTTATCAGCTATGCTCTTTATGATGGCTGCCAAGGAGAAAGGATGGGATACTTGTCCGATGATAGGATTTAATCCTGAAGCGGTCAAGAATCTATTAAATATAGGTGACCAATACGAAGCAGTGTTAATGATTTCACTTGGGAAAGAGAAAGTAGAAAGCCGAAAACCACGAGGGTATCGTAAGCCAGTTAGTGAATTTGTAACTTATATCTAG
- a CDS encoding ring-cleaving dioxygenase, translated as MDKKTMGIHHITAIVGHPQENIDFYAGVLGLRLVKQTVNFDDPGTYHLYFGDEGGKPGTIITFFPWANAYQGRIGDGQVGVTSYVVPKGAMSFWEERLGKFNISFTKAERFGEQYLAFDDPHGLHLEIVEREEGEVNTWTFGGVTPEVAIKGFGGATLLSAQPDKTAELLEKVMGLELIGKEGDFIRFRSLADIGNIIDLKATPSGRGQMGVGTVHHIAWRAIDDQDQLEWQKYVAANGYGVTPVQDRNYFNAIYFREYGEILFEIATDPPGFAHDESQETMGEQLMLPAQYEQYRAKLELSLIPIKVRELN; from the coding sequence ATGGATAAAAAAACAATGGGTATTCATCATATTACGGCAATCGTAGGTCATCCCCAAGAGAATATAGATTTCTATGCTGGAGTTTTGGGCCTGCGTTTAGTGAAACAAACGGTTAATTTTGATGATCCAGGCACGTACCATCTATATTTTGGCGATGAAGGCGGGAAGCCAGGAACAATTATTACTTTTTTTCCATGGGCTAATGCGTATCAAGGAAGGATTGGCGATGGTCAGGTAGGCGTAACTTCTTATGTTGTTCCTAAAGGGGCCATGAGCTTCTGGGAAGAGAGATTAGGGAAGTTTAATATTTCTTTTACTAAGGCAGAGCGGTTCGGTGAACAGTATCTGGCGTTCGATGATCCGCATGGGTTACACTTGGAAATTGTGGAGCGGGAAGAAGGAGAAGTCAATACTTGGACCTTTGGAGGGGTAACTCCAGAAGTAGCGATCAAAGGCTTCGGCGGTGCAACATTATTATCCGCTCAGCCAGACAAAACAGCAGAACTGTTAGAAAAAGTAATGGGGCTTGAGCTTATTGGGAAAGAAGGAGACTTTATCCGCTTCCGTTCTCTAGCTGATATTGGAAATATTATTGACCTGAAAGCAACTCCGTCTGGAAGAGGGCAAATGGGTGTTGGAACCGTGCATCACATCGCATGGAGAGCGATTGACGATCAAGATCAATTGGAATGGCAGAAATACGTGGCAGCAAATGGCTATGGTGTAACACCTGTTCAGGATAGAAATTATTTTAATGCCATTTACTTTAGAGAATACGGAGAAATCTTATTTGAAATTGCCACAGATCCTCCGGGGTTCGCTCATGATGAATCTCAAGAAACGATGGGAGAGCAGTTAATGCTGCCTGCACAGTATGAACAATATAGAGCTAAGCTTGAACTCAGTTTAATACCAATTAAGGTGAGAGAATTAAATTAA